A window of the Radiobacillus deserti genome harbors these coding sequences:
- a CDS encoding MurR/RpiR family transcriptional regulator: MSYELLFIKEQLDSFKPTQRKAAEYMLNNPTEVINMSIQKLAEETDVSEATIIRLSKELGCDGFQDLKLRIASDLAKTNYDNRLYGDIPADDSIQSLIQSVSMSNIQSIEETVSVLSEVELEKAIASLAEARVIAVYGIGASGVIAQDFKQKITRINRWCELALDRDSQTTVSANLQEADVVLGISYSGLTTDIIDSLKVAKQNGATIITLTKSGKNPVSALADIRLHTRSLERDVRSGATGSRIAQLNVIDMLFLGVIKSDQDRNIGALEKTRKAVGVTKKRV; encoded by the coding sequence ATGAGCTATGAACTCCTTTTTATAAAAGAACAATTAGATTCCTTTAAGCCTACGCAAAGAAAAGCGGCGGAATATATGTTGAATAACCCAACGGAGGTAATCAACATGTCCATTCAAAAGTTAGCGGAAGAGACAGATGTAAGTGAAGCGACTATCATTCGATTAAGTAAGGAGTTAGGCTGTGACGGATTTCAGGATTTAAAGCTGAGAATCGCTTCAGACTTAGCAAAAACGAATTATGATAACCGACTTTACGGAGACATTCCAGCAGACGATTCGATTCAATCGTTAATTCAATCTGTTTCGATGAGCAATATCCAATCCATTGAAGAAACCGTTTCTGTTTTATCAGAAGTGGAGTTAGAAAAGGCGATTGCCAGTCTTGCTGAAGCTAGAGTCATAGCGGTTTATGGTATTGGTGCATCTGGTGTCATTGCCCAAGATTTCAAACAAAAGATTACAAGAATAAATCGATGGTGTGAATTAGCATTAGACCGGGATTCTCAAACGACAGTATCGGCTAATTTGCAAGAAGCAGATGTCGTGTTAGGAATCTCGTATAGTGGTTTAACAACAGATATTATTGATTCTTTAAAGGTTGCCAAACAAAATGGAGCAACCATCATTACATTAACGAAATCAGGAAAGAATCCAGTGTCTGCTTTGGCGGATATCAGGCTTCATACACGTTCGTTGGAAAGGGACGTGCGAAGTGGCGCGACTGGATCAAGAATTGCTCAATTAAATGTAATTGATATGCTGTTTTTAGGAGTGATTAAATCCGATCAAGATCGCAATATTGGGGCATTGGAAAAAACACGAAAAGCAGTAGGAGTTACGAAAAAACGTGTTTGA
- a CDS encoding carbohydrate ABC transporter permease — translation MELEINKNLNRNKQKRNWKRWAIHLFPIPALFVYGLFIVYPLLAALSYSFFDWNGMIRGDFVGFANFVDLFTLEPFSGYFWNAFGHNIIYFVVQLVFQNAIAFFLAYLIYKKLKFGEFFKIALFLPRLLSVIVVGFLWKLILNPNFGALNVILGKFGLENLQKAWLGDPDTALMTIILVNCWFGIGFMLLIFLAGFQAIPKELLEAATLDGAKEFKMLKTIMLPLMIPSIMITTVLTFIQSFEAFELVYAMQGSQGEPYHSTDTLAVYFYRLAFGGSTGDSTAIGLGSALAVVLFIFISTFTALLLKFMQKKEVEM, via the coding sequence ATGGAGTTAGAAATAAATAAGAATTTAAACCGCAACAAACAGAAAAGGAACTGGAAAAGATGGGCCATCCATCTTTTTCCGATTCCTGCCCTGTTCGTGTATGGGCTGTTCATCGTCTATCCTCTTTTAGCTGCCCTTTCTTATAGTTTTTTCGACTGGAATGGGATGATTAGAGGAGACTTTGTTGGCTTTGCGAACTTCGTAGATTTGTTTACATTAGAACCATTTAGTGGGTACTTTTGGAATGCATTTGGTCATAACATTATTTATTTTGTAGTCCAGCTTGTCTTTCAAAATGCGATTGCCTTTTTCTTAGCTTACTTAATCTACAAAAAGCTAAAGTTTGGAGAGTTTTTTAAAATTGCTTTATTTTTGCCAAGATTGTTATCGGTGATTGTAGTCGGATTTTTATGGAAATTAATTTTGAATCCGAATTTCGGCGCTTTAAATGTGATTCTTGGCAAATTCGGGTTAGAAAATTTACAAAAAGCATGGCTTGGGGATCCAGATACGGCGCTTATGACCATCATTCTTGTAAACTGTTGGTTCGGCATTGGGTTTATGCTTCTTATTTTTTTGGCTGGTTTTCAAGCCATTCCAAAGGAGCTGCTAGAAGCGGCGACATTGGATGGAGCGAAAGAATTCAAAATGCTGAAAACCATCATGCTACCGCTGATGATCCCATCCATTATGATTACAACGGTCCTCACCTTTATCCAGTCGTTTGAAGCCTTTGAATTAGTCTATGCGATGCAAGGGTCACAAGGGGAGCCATATCATTCGACGGATACACTGGCCGTGTACTTTTATCGCTTAGCATTTGGTGGCTCGACTGGAGATTCCACCGCTATTGGACTTGGATCTGCACTTGCCGTCGTTTTATTTATTTTCATTTCGACGTTTACAGCCTTATTGCTTAAATTTATGCAGAAAAAAGAAGTAGAGATGTAG
- a CDS encoding carbohydrate ABC transporter permease, whose amino-acid sequence MKDTIWTKPLYYVIAFVFASISLYPIILMILSSFKPSREIFMNPLSLPKSFSLETYQTLLDQIPFMTYFYNSAIVSVTSVILILVTTSLAAFYIARYTFWWNNFMFFFFLMGMMIPIKLGIVPLFVIMKNLDLLNSLWSLIFMYTAQGIPLSILILTGFFRTMQRELEEAARMDGASDLRILWNVVLPLMRPAIGTVAIINFIQSWNDFFFPLIFITDDVKKTIPVGMLSLFGEHSADWGALFAGLTLSSLPMIVLFFIASKQFMEGLTDGAVK is encoded by the coding sequence ATGAAGGATACGATTTGGACGAAGCCGTTATACTATGTCATTGCCTTTGTGTTTGCCTCCATCAGTCTTTACCCAATCATTTTGATGATTTTATCATCCTTTAAACCGAGTAGAGAAATCTTTATGAATCCTTTATCTCTACCAAAATCGTTTAGTTTAGAAACCTATCAAACGTTACTGGATCAAATTCCTTTCATGACTTATTTTTACAATAGTGCCATTGTAAGTGTGACGTCCGTAATCCTTATTTTAGTCACCACATCGTTAGCTGCCTTTTATATTGCGAGGTACACCTTCTGGTGGAATAACTTTATGTTTTTCTTTTTCTTAATGGGAATGATGATTCCCATCAAATTGGGGATTGTTCCACTGTTCGTCATCATGAAAAATTTAGACTTGCTTAATTCGTTATGGTCTTTAATTTTTATGTACACCGCTCAAGGAATTCCATTATCGATTCTTATTCTTACTGGGTTTTTTCGGACGATGCAACGCGAGCTAGAGGAGGCGGCGCGTATGGATGGAGCAAGTGATCTACGTATTCTTTGGAATGTTGTGCTACCGCTAATGCGACCAGCAATCGGTACCGTAGCGATTATTAACTTCATCCAGTCTTGGAATGACTTTTTCTTCCCACTTATCTTTATTACGGATGACGTGAAGAAGACAATTCCAGTTGGAATGCTTTCTTTGTTCGGAGAGCATTCTGCAGATTGGGGCGCCTTGTTCGCCGGGTTAACACTATCCTCCTTGCCAATGATTGTACTATTCTTTATCGCATCCAAACAATTTATGGAGGGATTGACTGACGGTGCCGTTAAATAA
- a CDS encoding N-acetylglucosamine kinase, translating into MPLNKELYIGIDGGGTKTQCVVGNSYGDILAFVEVGSTNIKSNPPAFIESQIHLLLKQVMEQIDITPECIKGIFVSTAGGDRREDVARWKQWMTSFHEQLTCPILVSNDAVSALKSGTASSSGTVLIAGTGSIVYAVPEEAAPPIRVGGWGYLFGDEGSGFAIGREALRSIMKAYDGRGEKTELTETIMEFLHLQHPSGFVTAIYESTSPRQTVASLARPVLKLASTGDPVAVQLVGKEIEGLLDLLRASVRHHSALLHDPLVLTGGLFQSSYFKQRFVQAIEQNNLHKELIFPTFPPVVGAYLYMLEKSGHPNIRERVGRSWLENIGIEATNGG; encoded by the coding sequence GTGCCGTTAAATAAGGAACTATATATCGGAATCGATGGTGGTGGAACAAAAACACAATGCGTAGTTGGGAATTCATATGGAGATATTTTGGCGTTCGTTGAGGTTGGATCGACCAATATAAAATCAAACCCTCCCGCTTTTATCGAATCCCAAATCCATCTTTTGTTGAAACAAGTAATGGAGCAAATTGACATAACACCAGAGTGTATTAAAGGGATCTTTGTTAGTACCGCTGGTGGAGATCGAAGAGAGGATGTCGCTAGATGGAAACAATGGATGACATCCTTCCATGAGCAATTAACTTGTCCGATCTTAGTAAGTAACGATGCAGTAAGTGCACTGAAAAGTGGAACAGCATCCAGCTCAGGCACTGTGCTTATTGCTGGAACAGGTTCCATTGTGTACGCGGTACCAGAAGAAGCAGCCCCTCCTATACGAGTCGGAGGATGGGGCTACTTATTTGGGGACGAAGGTAGCGGATTTGCGATTGGGAGAGAAGCACTTCGTTCCATTATGAAGGCGTATGATGGCAGGGGAGAAAAGACGGAGTTGACGGAAACCATCATGGAATTTTTACACCTGCAACATCCTAGTGGATTTGTGACAGCGATTTATGAAAGTACTAGTCCGAGACAAACTGTTGCATCATTGGCGAGGCCAGTGCTGAAGCTTGCGTCAACTGGTGATCCTGTAGCCGTCCAACTTGTAGGAAAAGAAATCGAGGGATTATTGGATCTGTTAAGGGCAAGTGTGCGCCATCACTCAGCACTTTTACACGATCCACTCGTATTAACAGGTGGGTTGTTCCAATCCTCCTATTTTAAGCAACGGTTTGTACAGGCAATTGAACAGAATAACCTCCACAAGGAGCTTATTTTTCCAACCTTTCCGCCAGTAGTTGGTGCTTATTTGTACATGTTAGAGAAGAGTGGACATCCTAATATAAGAGAACGAGTAGGCCGATCTTGGCTTGAAAATATCGGCATAGAAGCTACCAATGGAGGCTGA
- a CDS encoding serine hydrolase domain-containing protein, with protein MESRQIPGAVLLITKSNQEVYHQAFGHFQNKYGENQQIDRDTLFDIASLTKVVATTPAILFLHATKMLNVQEQVQTYIPEFRFPDVVIEHLLTHASGLPADLNRVDRHRNRDVIKEVLSTNLIYEPGKQVLYSDLGMILLGRIIERVTNQPLHIFIQQTILEPWELFQTKYLLTEEEKRKAAATERDKSSFLQGVVHDEKDVSARSSKRECRLVFHCF; from the coding sequence GTGGAAAGTAGGCAAATTCCTGGTGCAGTCCTATTAATCACAAAATCTAATCAAGAAGTCTATCATCAAGCCTTTGGTCATTTTCAAAACAAGTATGGAGAAAATCAACAGATTGATAGAGATACGTTATTTGATATAGCCTCATTAACGAAGGTGGTGGCTACGACCCCAGCCATTCTTTTTTTACACGCAACCAAGATGCTTAACGTTCAGGAACAAGTGCAAACGTATATTCCAGAGTTTCGCTTTCCTGATGTTGTAATTGAACATTTACTTACGCATGCCTCCGGTTTACCAGCTGATTTAAACAGGGTGGACCGTCACAGGAATAGAGACGTGATAAAAGAGGTTTTATCCACGAATCTTATCTATGAACCTGGCAAACAAGTTCTATATAGTGACTTAGGTATGATTTTGTTAGGGCGCATTATTGAGCGTGTAACGAATCAGCCTTTACATATATTTATTCAGCAGACTATTTTGGAGCCGTGGGAGCTTTTTCAAACGAAGTACTTGTTAACCGAGGAAGAAAAGCGAAAAGCGGCGGCAACTGAACGAGATAAAAGCTCCTTTTTGCAAGGAGTGGTACATGATGAAAAAGACGTATCAGCTAGGTCAAGTAAGCGGGAGTGCAGGCTTGTTTTCCACTGCTTCTAA
- the glcD gene encoding glycolate oxidase subunit GlcD yields the protein MIPHDVKQSFIEIVGLENVADSKASQLVYSFDATPQFQSMPDIILSPRNTKEISAIVKLCNKHRIPIVPRGSGTNLSAGTTPLQGGVVLLFKHLDQILEIDEENLTVTTQPGVNTLELTKAVEAKGLFYPPDPSSMKISQIGGNINENSGGLRGLKYGVTRDYVLGLEIVLPNGDIIRTGGKLAKDVAGYDLTRLFVGSEGTLGIVTEATLKLIPMPESKKTMLALYQDMEAAARTVSTIIANRIIPTTLEFLDQPTLKVVEDFSKIGLPTDVQAVLLIEQDGDKETVERDIQKIEAICKENQATDVQLAETEAEADALRTARRSALSALAQLRPTTILEDATVPRSKIAEMVQAINEIATKYQINICTFGHAGDGNLHPTCMTDVRNQEEMERVEKALEEIFKKAVSLGGTITGEHGVGAMKAPYLHLKLGEAGMNAMEQLKKAFDPNNIMNPGKIFAKAERKRIVVSHE from the coding sequence ATGATACCTCATGATGTGAAACAAAGTTTCATAGAAATCGTTGGTTTAGAAAATGTTGCAGACTCCAAAGCAAGTCAACTCGTCTATTCTTTTGATGCAACTCCACAATTTCAAAGCATGCCAGATATCATCCTATCCCCCCGAAATACGAAAGAGATTTCAGCTATTGTGAAGCTATGCAACAAACATCGTATTCCCATCGTTCCAAGAGGATCTGGAACAAATTTAAGCGCGGGGACAACCCCATTACAAGGTGGAGTCGTCCTTTTATTCAAACATTTGGACCAGATACTCGAAATAGATGAGGAAAATTTAACAGTTACAACACAGCCCGGGGTAAACACGCTCGAATTAACGAAAGCAGTCGAAGCGAAAGGACTTTTCTATCCGCCTGATCCTAGCTCAATGAAAATATCGCAAATCGGTGGAAATATAAATGAGAATTCAGGTGGACTTAGAGGTTTAAAGTATGGGGTGACACGTGACTATGTCCTTGGCCTAGAAATCGTTCTTCCTAATGGAGACATTATTCGAACAGGTGGGAAGCTAGCGAAGGATGTTGCAGGATACGACTTAACGAGGCTATTTGTAGGATCAGAAGGAACACTAGGTATTGTGACAGAGGCAACCTTAAAGCTTATTCCAATGCCCGAATCTAAGAAAACGATGCTTGCTCTATATCAGGATATGGAAGCGGCCGCAAGAACCGTCTCCACTATTATTGCCAATCGAATCATCCCGACGACTTTGGAGTTTTTAGACCAGCCTACTTTAAAAGTAGTCGAAGATTTTTCAAAAATTGGATTACCTACAGATGTTCAAGCCGTATTATTGATTGAACAAGATGGGGACAAGGAGACCGTGGAACGAGATATCCAAAAGATAGAAGCCATCTGTAAAGAAAATCAGGCGACAGATGTTCAACTCGCAGAGACCGAAGCAGAAGCAGATGCCCTGCGAACCGCTCGACGTTCTGCCTTATCTGCCTTAGCACAACTACGACCTACTACGATACTCGAGGATGCAACCGTACCGCGTTCCAAAATAGCCGAAATGGTGCAGGCTATAAATGAAATCGCTACCAAATATCAAATCAATATTTGTACATTTGGTCATGCTGGGGATGGTAACCTTCACCCAACTTGTATGACGGATGTTCGTAATCAAGAAGAAATGGAACGGGTGGAAAAAGCACTAGAAGAAATTTTTAAAAAAGCAGTCTCTCTCGGTGGAACGATAACTGGAGAACACGGTGTTGGAGCGATGAAGGCACCTTATCTCCACTTGAAACTAGGGGAAGCAGGAATGAATGCGATGGAACAACTCAAAAAAGCGTTCGACCCAAACAACATCATGAATCCTGGAAAGATTTTTGCAAAGGCTGAACGCAAACGAATTGTGGTGAGTCATGAATGA
- a CDS encoding serine hydrolase produces the protein MMKKTYQLGQVSGSAGLFSTASNLARFANYMLYPETQGVLPETIIESVLTEKRGNRGLGFQVYQDSEDCLACGKSWPLGTFGHTGFTGTSLFVDPKEELVVIFLTNAVHFGRNTKIKEIRSTLHSLIYSFYSKRS, from the coding sequence ATGATGAAAAAGACGTATCAGCTAGGTCAAGTAAGCGGGAGTGCAGGCTTGTTTTCCACTGCTTCTAATCTGGCTCGATTCGCTAACTATATGCTTTACCCAGAGACCCAAGGTGTTCTTCCGGAAACTATCATTGAAAGCGTTTTAACAGAAAAAAGGGGAAATAGAGGGCTCGGTTTTCAAGTCTATCAGGACAGCGAAGATTGCTTAGCATGTGGTAAGAGTTGGCCGCTAGGCACATTCGGTCACACAGGTTTTACAGGAACGAGTCTGTTTGTAGACCCGAAGGAAGAATTGGTAGTCATCTTCCTAACCAATGCCGTTCATTTTGGAAGAAACACCAAGATTAAAGAGATTAGATCTACCTTACATTCATTGATTTACTCCTTTTACTCTAAAAGGAGCTAA
- a CDS encoding ABC transporter substrate-binding protein has product MKSLNKFWLASLFTLFVLVLAACASDDAGSKGGDSTEGESAEKSDGVTLTIGSWRTEDTEKYQTVIDAFNEKYPDINVEFKPSKNTEYNTILNTALKGGEGPDIIHLRPYAPGIELADQGYLAPLDDIEGLDVFPESSLSASKGSDGKQYGVPLNISTTQMFYNKAIFEELGLEEPKIWEAFIELCETLKSEDYTPISLGTKEGWLLSLAHGIVGPAHYGANDFVEKITAGETDFTSEEFLNSIKAMDELKQYFPDNYEGLGMEDIRTLFFTETAAMFPLGSWEIEVLREMNPDLELGFFPMPSAVGKDPTITTWVDGSYGVNANSEHVEEAKKFVEFMTTKEFGNLFTEKFKMISAIPGVETDDELVNSLAKAVETNSTPYMMLVHFAGGNPTTKATLETELQGMYLGEQTPEGVAESLQENASTWFEPFQ; this is encoded by the coding sequence TTGAAGAGTCTGAATAAGTTTTGGTTAGCTAGTTTGTTTACTTTGTTTGTACTTGTTTTGGCAGCATGTGCTTCAGACGATGCAGGATCTAAAGGAGGAGACAGTACAGAAGGAGAGAGCGCAGAAAAATCGGATGGCGTTACGTTAACAATTGGTAGTTGGCGCACAGAAGATACAGAAAAATACCAAACTGTCATTGATGCATTTAATGAAAAGTATCCAGATATCAATGTGGAGTTTAAACCTTCCAAGAATACGGAATACAACACGATTCTAAATACAGCTCTTAAGGGAGGAGAGGGGCCAGATATTATCCATTTACGCCCGTATGCACCTGGTATTGAACTTGCAGACCAAGGATACTTGGCGCCATTAGATGATATTGAAGGACTAGATGTATTCCCAGAGTCTTCTCTATCTGCTTCTAAAGGATCGGATGGAAAACAATATGGTGTACCACTAAACATTAGTACGACTCAAATGTTTTACAACAAGGCAATCTTTGAAGAACTTGGCTTAGAAGAACCGAAAATCTGGGAGGCATTTATCGAGCTTTGTGAAACGTTGAAAAGTGAGGATTATACGCCAATTTCTCTAGGAACAAAAGAAGGTTGGTTACTATCTCTAGCACACGGAATTGTAGGTCCCGCTCATTACGGAGCAAACGATTTTGTGGAAAAGATTACCGCTGGAGAAACCGACTTCACTAGTGAAGAGTTTTTGAATTCGATTAAAGCAATGGATGAGTTAAAGCAATATTTCCCAGATAACTACGAAGGTCTAGGAATGGAAGACATCCGTACCTTATTCTTCACAGAAACGGCAGCCATGTTCCCACTAGGTAGCTGGGAGATAGAAGTACTTCGAGAAATGAATCCAGATTTAGAATTAGGATTTTTCCCGATGCCATCTGCAGTGGGTAAAGACCCAACGATCACAACATGGGTAGATGGGTCATACGGGGTAAACGCAAACTCTGAGCATGTGGAAGAAGCGAAGAAGTTCGTGGAATTCATGACGACGAAAGAATTTGGAAATTTATTCACAGAAAAATTCAAAATGATTAGTGCAATCCCTGGTGTTGAAACAGATGATGAATTGGTCAACAGTCTAGCGAAAGCGGTAGAAACGAATTCTACACCGTATATGATGCTTGTACATTTCGCTGGTGGAAATCCAACAACTAAAGCAACGTTAGAAACAGAACTGCAAGGCATGTATTTAGGAGAACAAACCCCAGAAGGAGTAGCGGAGTCTCTACAGGAGAATGCTTCTACTTGGTTTGAACCTTTTCAATAA
- the murQ gene encoding N-acetylmuramic acid 6-phosphate etherase encodes MTEINFSNVTEMKNEQSENLHAFSTKQIIELMNQEDHTVVDCVQKALPQIERAIDRVVACLKDGGRVFYFGAGTSGRLGVLDASECPPTFGVPSTLINGIIAGGDYALRYAVENAEDDKAAGRKKAMEALTDRDVVIGIASSGRTPYVLGALEYANEINIPTVGISCNKNSALSQVAKYPIEVPVGPEIVTGSTRLKAGTAQKMVLNMISTTSMIKLGKVYQNYMVNLQATNAKLRKRSISIIKEITGVSEETAKQFSQRADGDTRIAILMIMFGIDKKKAEETLMAYNDHFPHAMAALTEENVMQKRTHRS; translated from the coding sequence ATGACGGAAATCAATTTTTCAAACGTAACTGAAATGAAGAACGAGCAATCGGAAAACCTTCATGCGTTTTCCACGAAACAGATAATTGAATTAATGAATCAAGAGGATCACACGGTCGTCGACTGTGTTCAGAAGGCACTCCCACAAATAGAGAGGGCAATAGATCGAGTAGTAGCTTGTCTGAAGGATGGCGGGAGAGTTTTTTACTTTGGGGCAGGAACGAGTGGGAGATTAGGAGTGTTAGATGCTTCAGAATGTCCTCCTACATTTGGTGTTCCTAGTACATTGATTAACGGCATTATCGCAGGTGGAGATTATGCATTACGATATGCAGTGGAGAATGCAGAGGACGATAAAGCTGCAGGCAGGAAGAAGGCGATGGAAGCTTTAACAGATCGAGATGTAGTCATAGGGATTGCTTCTAGCGGGAGAACACCTTATGTTCTAGGTGCATTGGAATATGCGAATGAAATCAATATTCCAACAGTAGGGATAAGTTGTAATAAAAATTCAGCCTTAAGCCAAGTAGCCAAGTATCCTATAGAGGTGCCAGTCGGACCTGAAATCGTAACAGGCTCTACTCGGTTGAAGGCGGGGACCGCGCAAAAGATGGTATTAAATATGATTTCAACAACTTCGATGATCAAACTAGGAAAAGTGTATCAAAATTACATGGTCAACTTGCAGGCTACAAATGCCAAGCTTCGAAAACGGTCGATTTCGATTATAAAAGAAATTACCGGCGTATCGGAAGAAACCGCAAAACAGTTCTCGCAGCGCGCAGATGGAGATACAAGAATCGCAATATTAATGATTATGTTCGGTATTGACAAGAAAAAGGCGGAGGAAACCTTGATGGCTTACAACGATCATTTTCCCCATGCAATGGCTGCTTTGACAGAAGAAAATGTGATGCAAAAAAGGACGCATCGTTCGTAA
- a CDS encoding exo-beta-N-acetylmuramidase NamZ family protein, translating into MKKWIIGFLAICLTLSSLSVVLAEGNQHGKGKGWHHPQKFQLGVEVLLDDQKELIEGKRVGLITNPTGVDQDLNSIVDRLHKDPDVELTALYGPEHGVRGSAQAGEYVEYYIDEETGLPVYSLYGETRKPTPEMLENIDVLLFDIQDVGTRFYTYIYTMAYAMEAAKENNIPFIVLDRPNPINGEDVEGPVLDPEYKSFVGNYPIPLRHGMTVGELAKLFNEEYEIGADLTVVEMNGWDREEYYDETPLEFVLPSPNMPTLDTALVYPGAALIEGTNVSEGRGTTKPFQLIGAPFINSTDLAKALNDKNIPGVVFRAASFTPSFSKHSGQLSNGVEIFVKDRDKFSPVLTGLHIVKTIHDMYPEDFEFRAENSAGVSFFDLLVGNGWIRDAIEEGKSVEEIQKQWKKDLFKFKKLRKEYLLYR; encoded by the coding sequence ATGAAAAAATGGATTATTGGTTTTCTTGCCATTTGCTTAACACTCTCCTCTCTATCTGTAGTCCTTGCGGAAGGGAATCAACATGGAAAAGGGAAAGGATGGCACCATCCACAAAAATTCCAATTAGGAGTAGAGGTTCTACTAGATGACCAAAAGGAGTTAATTGAAGGAAAACGAGTAGGACTCATCACAAATCCCACTGGAGTGGATCAGGACTTAAACAGTATTGTCGATCGATTACACAAGGACCCTGATGTAGAATTAACAGCACTTTATGGACCAGAGCACGGGGTTAGAGGGAGTGCTCAAGCTGGAGAATATGTCGAGTATTACATCGATGAAGAAACAGGACTTCCAGTGTACAGTCTATACGGCGAAACAAGAAAGCCAACACCAGAAATGTTAGAAAATATTGATGTATTGCTGTTCGATATCCAAGATGTAGGAACGAGATTCTATACGTACATCTATACGATGGCTTACGCGATGGAAGCAGCGAAAGAAAATAACATTCCTTTCATTGTGTTAGATCGTCCAAATCCGATAAACGGAGAGGACGTAGAGGGGCCTGTCTTGGATCCAGAATATAAATCATTCGTCGGAAACTACCCAATCCCACTTCGCCACGGAATGACAGTAGGAGAACTAGCGAAGCTATTCAATGAAGAATATGAAATCGGTGCAGATTTAACTGTGGTTGAAATGAACGGCTGGGATCGGGAGGAATACTATGATGAGACACCGTTAGAATTCGTCCTTCCATCTCCGAACATGCCAACATTGGATACCGCTTTAGTATATCCTGGAGCTGCTTTAATTGAAGGAACCAACGTATCCGAAGGACGAGGTACAACAAAACCGTTCCAGCTTATCGGGGCACCATTTATTAATAGTACAGACCTAGCAAAAGCCTTAAATGATAAGAATATTCCTGGAGTTGTCTTTCGAGCAGCATCCTTTACCCCTTCCTTCTCCAAACATAGTGGACAATTATCCAATGGGGTAGAAATTTTCGTAAAGGATCGTGATAAATTTTCTCCCGTTTTAACCGGGTTACACATTGTGAAAACCATCCATGACATGTACCCTGAGGATTTTGAATTCAGAGCTGAAAACAGCGCTGGTGTTTCCTTCTTTGATTTATTAGTTGGGAACGGCTGGATTCGAGATGCAATAGAAGAAGGAAAATCGGTGGAAGAGATACAAAAACAATGGAAGAAAGACCTATTTAAGTTCAAAAAATTAAGAAAAGAGTATCTACTTTATAGATAA